TGTACACTTCAGCACAGCAGCCACGACGTGTTTGCGACGATGGCGTCAGCTCGGACGTGTTATCAGCTGATAACGGCAATATGTGTGTCCtgaagaaggaggaaaaactCTCTGCGCCGTCGTGTACCGCACATTCAGTGCCGCCTGCACTCATTTCGTGCAGAAATGTTGTTCCAAATCCTCAGATAAAAACGTTTTGGGCAATTCCCGAAGAAGTGCTCTAGAAGACATCATTTGCTGACAAACTTCTCCTATGCGTCGCTTATTTATATCCAGAATGGAGTGTGCAGACGATAAGTTAAGCTTCGAGGAAAAcagtaaatttgaaaaaaaacttggaacttgcaagaagaaacaaaataacgCATAGAACTCAAAATGTGGGAGAAGATTTTAGGATGATATTAAGATGATAATCAACGTAGTTAATAAAAGTTAGTCTAAGTTAAAGACACAACTGTAGTTGAGGTTTTTATCTGCACTAAAATTTTGAGGAACAACTGTGAGATCTCCCTGGACATAGGCCAACTTGAAATATTGCATGATATCAACAAACTCAGATAGAGAGGCATTTTTCTTGCTGTGGACAGGAACTGATATTATAAAAAGCTAATATTTACTAACTGAAGCAACCAACCTCTCATGGAAGTGACCACAAATGAGGTTATTCAGTGACGCAAAAGGATTTGTTCGTGTTATTTATGTCGGGGATATTTTAACGAATTCAGCCACTATTTTTCGTAAAGTTGAATAACATTTTAgtcttaattttattaatagaGGGGATGGTTCTTACATGACGATTCTCAGCCACAAAAATTATTATCCACATGTGTTACAGAGGAACATACACTCCAGAAAGCACACAGTGGGTGTGGAACTGACGTTACTTGtaacaaattttcttcctatttttcaaaaactgttaGGCATCTGCCAGAAATCTCACTCAAAGATGGTTTCGTTGAgaaatcatttattttctacgatttcttagaaaacaaattttcttctacaagTTCTTAGAAAACATCTACAATGGGAATTCTAGGGATCTACTTGGTTTGTCGCACTGAAACCTTAACACCGGTGAACGAGATTGTCTTTCGCAGTAGCATTCACTAAAGATCACAGCGAAACCTCCTGGGTTACTCCTAGCCTAGAAATCACAGAGCTACGAAGTTCCACTGTTCTGCACTGGTTTCCTGTGACGACCGATTCCCTTAGTTTCCGGAATCTTTCCCCGGATGATTCGTTTTGTGATTGTCCTTGGAGAGCAACAAAATCAATGATCCACATCGAATTGATTGTGTTGACGATTTGGGTAATCCCATCGTTCAATTGACCTCAAATGGAAACAATCGCCACTATCTGTGCAACACAATGGACGTACGACGCTTTACAGCATCAAAAAACCTCTCCTAAGTTACTTCAGAGTAAACATAGGCTGAAACTTTATAAATTGTCAGATGGTCACTGTTTCCACCTTTCCAGATCGGTTTAATACCACTTTATCGACTTCGGAgaaatgaaaggcttagttggccTGCGGTAGAATCGAACCGTCGACCGCACAAccacagccgaacctcttaccactgcGTCAAGATGATTGCACCTTTGGAATTGTCTGCTgttctttaaattttatgcataAATTCTCTTAATTCTTACTGCACTAgacctaaaaaaatatttttgcctATCAAAATTAGTAACGATAATAATTGTTCATTGTTATTAATGAactacttttcattttctccagAGACGTCCTTTTTACATTCCTTAATTCTCGCCATTCCGATGCAGTGTTGATCATTGAAGCGTTTGCGGTTGCCCGCGAACATCAGCAGTCAGCTGATGCGAGTGCATTTCCTGCGGAGCGTCCGCTGCACAAAAATACATTATTTGTGTCAATTTACGTTTGCAGAACAACACGTTAAAACGACTTACGATCGCTGTTTTTCTCCGCTTCCAATGAATGTCGCTCTGTCAGGATTTTCCGAACTGTTTTCAGTGTTCAGACTGGGAAAAACCCGTTGGCGCCATGTCGTTCGCTGAAAACGCTCAATCATTCAAAATCGAAACCCCTCAATTTTGAAGgcgaattccaaaaaaacgaTTATCCGATCAAACAAATTAAGTGTTCCTTCTCAACAAAGCATCCATGCAGCTTAGttaaaatttcctgaaataaaaaattcgatTTCGCATGGAAtttagagaattttctttataaaaactacaaaagtTGGTCCCCGGGAAAACGATGATTCTTAGAAATTCTCTGACATTCAGTGCACTATTATCTGCATCGGAATGTCTACGAAAGCGTCTTCTGTCATATAGCTGtgttttttgtcgtttttcttAATAAAACATACAAATACCGTAATTACGGTGTCGTTATCGGCAAACTATTTCCCCGGAGTAAAAAAGTGTGTTAAgaatttccaaatattttcctgTTTATCTGAATAATGCAACTTTGCAATAGATTGCAACCAATATCATCATCAGGATATCAACAAAGAGCTTGTCTCCTTCCTGAAAACCGCTGTGCTAGAGGAACCCAGTATCATTCCgaaatatatttttctatgAATTCATGGTTTCAAGTGAGGTTATCGGTATATATTTACAAAGTATGAAGAAAAAGTGTTGTCAAATGATTTTAGGAAGACTATTACATGCTCATGTAATAAAAAATTGGGAGGATTTCGgtgaaatatgaatttttctcaaaactacTGTGGAGCACAAAAGCGATTTTGcgaaacgatttttttaacgtaaacattttggagaaaatttaaTCGTTGATTTGAAGGGCGACATAATGACAAAtccgttatttttttcaaattcagcGAGGTACATATTGCATTCCGTGCATGTTCCGTTTTCCGTTTTCCGTTTTCCATTTACAACCAATGTGAAATAGATGCAGTACATTATAAGTCAATTGATTCGTCTTAGAAGGTAATTAACTTGTgatgttattattttgaatCTTGTACTGAATAAGATATGGAAAGCGTTGTTTTCGATGCGGTACCCTAAATCCATCTACATTTTCAgagaggaaattaaaaaaaaattaaaagaatcaTAAAAGTGAGGATTGCTCTAAATATCATATATAGAAGGAATTATTCGTTAAACCAGGAACaaggccaaaaaaaaaacgaaaggttACTGGATCGACTTccctgaaatgaaaaatcgatTGTCTTTAGCCTATTTATCACATTCTATTCTTCAAATGTGAATTTAAAGGTCGGGTCAAAGAATCAGTGTGGGTCAAACATCAGAAAAAGTGCCTGATAAATGCTGATGAAATCGAACTGACTCAAAAACCTCCCTCTtctaattctttcatttttcccagCACTCGAATGACTTTTTGGGTGAGGATGGTAGACACTAGTGTCAGAATGGGCAGTTTTCCCGCTGTCCCCTTCTTGCTGTTTGCAAAAAACGCTGCAGAACTTTCACATACGTAATGTGTCGCATGTCACAAGTTCTCATTGCAAAATCAAATACCCGGTTTATTATCGGGTACGTAGCGGCAACGATCAGAAGAAcatgttttctgtttcttccaTCGAAAATGATCGGCTTTTGGCTGCTTTTGTAGTACATGAGAATTACCCATCATCATAAATAGGCAATAACCACAAACCCATGGTTATGGTAACTTTGAACCGTTTCCAACCGGGATGCCGTGATCGATGTCCGAGGAGAACGTGCAACCTGTCCATTCGGAAGAAGCAGGAGATATCTATAACTGCTATGACAATGCAAAAAAGGCAAAGCTGTGCTGGCTCGACCACTGGTTAAAAAACCGAAAGTTATTCAGCAGTAGAAATTTGTTCATGAAATTCTATGAATTTCAGACCAAAacgcttcgaaaaaaattagccaactgcatgatttttttcaaacatatttgccggataaacaaaaagataCCACAACAGGTTAACCTATATGACattcaaaagaaaggaaacacttcaaaaacaatAGGCCAGACAAAATAGATGTTCCGTTTTTAGACTGAAATCAATGCTGGTTGCTAACTGCTAGACACTCTTATGGtttataattaaaattattcttgAAGTATTGGTCGTTCATTTGTATCAAGACAGCTGATAATAACAGAAGGAATGCAATGAATGAGCAGTCAAATTAAGCCTAGTGGAAAGGTGTGACAGAAGCATTATCCGAGAGTAATCCTTTTCTTCTGCAAGTGAGTCTCCGTATGTatggttttcttttgtgaagTGCTGACTAACTTTAGAAACACGTGAAAAGCTAGGTATATATGTGAATAGCATTTAACAAAGGCACTGAAAAgcattgttcttcttttttcgcctCTATTCTGCAGCCGTTAAACTATTCCTATACACAAACTGGATTTAAAGTTGAATGCATAAATTAATTTGTACTATTTAATtgttaatttctaaaaaataaggaagattTAAATTCAATCATTACTCTGTGATCTAATGAATTCATAACACGATAGTCAGGAGCTACTTAAGAGAAGTGCAAGGAATGTGAAAAGAACTCCTTCTCTCAAGTGTGCACAAGTGTTCTTTGTTACGTAGCCTCATTACTGCGATTAGGTCAAGTTGAAGAACGACCGAAACACAACagaattgaagagaaattaaGGTCCAAAGggctattatttattagaaatCACTGGAGGCACTTTCACTTACGGTgcgtgaaaaaaaactcaatgctatttttttctcgaaaaatgatGTATTCTTTATTACCACTAATGCATTTAGATAGAGTTCAAACcctaaattatttattatgagTAGGTCACGGCCATAAAAGCGGTCGGTCGGTATCAGCACCACATGTAACCATCATCTTCAAGCTTCGAATTTTTACACTTGAATTTTTGGTGTTCTTATCATCAACAGCTTGGATGTATTACCCCATCTCATAGATAATATGGCccataataaataatgcagTAATAGAATTCCAAACATATtccgtttatttttcaaactaaaaaaatcagaaatgagATTAACATACTCTTTCCGATCTAATATATATGTAGTTTCCTTCATTTCCCACAGTCTCCGACGCTCTTTCTGGTAGACCTTCATTCCCCTTTCCCGAAGCGAAAGGTCAATATTTTACTTCttaaaagtaaggaaaaaactactaaaagtTACTTGATCCATTTTTGGACGCTTTATCATCCCATGGTAAGAATGCAGATATTAGTAACGGGGAAAAATTGATCTATAGAATTGCACACGTCGCATTATTTGCGGGATGACTAGATAATGTTGCTCAGTGACTTTCAAAATTCGATATCttcgaaaatattgaaaacaaaagaggGAGTCTTGGTGTATCGCTGCTTTAACTTAGTAACAACAATATAAAAGATacgtacttctttttttcgaacaaaaaaccGTCCCATCACTAATTAATCTCGCGTTGTGAAAGGCTTAGCATGCGGATGGAGAAAGTCTGCAAGGATACTCTTATCTCGATATGGCTTAATGGTGGTTCTCCTGTAAATTTAGTGCAGTTGTTCTTTTtgactgaaaaatttcctgcaTGGGAGCGAATTTCGCGTAGTCAAACAATCATTAATGAGGTTATTCAACTAATTCAGCAGATCTGGCGAAAAATGGAGAGCGGGCAACTCGATCTGGTCTGTGTCTACATTTCTAATATGGAAATAATGATGTTTTAGCTACGTCTCCCCATAGATACATTATTTAAATCAAATCTTGGCAGAAAATAGTCATCCAATGATCCATTACTGTGTGAAAATTTACATGCGAATATGTGCAAGCTCACAAATTGATAAATCTTGATTAATTCGTAACATTTATGTAAACATAGTAGGAATTAatagtaaaggataaaggataagaacaataattaataatcTGGTCGTTTTTCCAAAGTTTAATGCTGATACTGTTTTAAAATAAGGggaaataacaaagaaaaaggttaAAATGTAATGAAATCGTTCTAACAGGAGGCAAATACATCGCTCTGGTGGAAAACTGTACAGTAAAGgttttcaaaggttttttttaatcattcaGAAATTccgataaataaatgaataataaataataataataaaataaataaatgataaatgcaACAAACATAAAAAGTATTCTCGAATGGAGATGGGTGCAGGAAAATTTTTAAGtaggatttttaattttacttttgtccttgtctttcttctattttcgaGTGTTTGTCTTATTTTTAACACCTGAAGAGAGACGGCAAGGACAAACTCCATGACCATAACTCATGGCTACGAACGTCTTTTCGATGAGTAATTCCCCTTGATGTTGCCGTCTCCAGGTCAACGCGTAAACAACCAGAAGACAATGTAGAAGTGCCGCTGGCGAAACAGTCCATCGCCCCAATCCACCGTCTGCTTTCGTCTCGAGAGGCGCACAGGGCTTTTTTGGCGGCCTGGTGAAGAGCGCAGCGGAAGCTACTCGCCCGAAAATCGTCTCATAAGCGAGTATTATTGTAGTAGTCCTATTGTCCAGGCGCGAGTCAAGCACCGACAGCTGTTCCAGGACGATTTGAAAGCATGTGCGCAGTCATTAGTCGACCGAATCGCAACAGTCGGTAGCCAAGTCGGTGAGCGAAGATCGCCGGTGACGAGAAAGCACGCATTGGCTGGAGACAACCAGAGAATCTCAGCAATCCATGACGAGAGATCGTGGCGGACGAGGAGAGGATGATCTCGCGCGCTACCGTACACTTCGGTACTGTAGCTGCGGATAACGGAGCACATAATCGCTGACAAAGACCCATGCGGATCAAGTTCTTGGAGAAAGAGAAGGGAAGAAATCACCTGAAATTCGAAAGTAAGTTTAAGTAAATAAAGGCTGCCCTATCCTTAAGGATGGTGGGGCAATCAATTattaatggaaataaaacCTAATTCTTAGTACAGTAAATTTCTGTAGTTTACTTCTCATAACAGAGATTTCACCCCAATTTATTCGCTTATGACCTGgttctcttcaaatttcaaatttcattaaatttctCTCATACCTCTCATTTCATCCTAAAATCTTCTATTTTGCCGGATATTTTGGGATTTCTAGTTTGATAAGAAAGGGATAAAGGAGGAACTACAATAATCAATTCTTTTCGGATTCGCGTTCGCCTTCAATTCGGCATCGTTTAAGGTTTGTAAACGCGTGTGCAGCCCAATGGTGACTTCCGGTGGCCAGCCTATACCAGGTCAGTGTATTGCCCTCACAGAAAAGTTTGATACCGATCTCTCGACATCAGAGAGCCTGGTTAATCAAGGGCTGTAAGGATTCTCTCCTGAAAGTGCAGTAGCGGCCGAATGATCGCTGCACTACATTCTCCGTTAATAACCTTTAACAATAATAAGAATAGTCAATAAACTGTCAAGGTAGTTAGTGTTAAAACTGGTAGAATGAGCAGTACTAAGTATCCAATAAAGGATTCACGAGCACTTTGGAAATAAAGGCTGCATAGAGCTTCTCTGAATTTCGGCTCTTTCCAAATCCTAAAACAATCCCTACCGTCACTGCTCTTTGTAAAACTTCTTTATAAAATTGGCGAAAGAAGTGCGTACATCTTTTTCGCAATTGGAAGGCATTAGCGCAAAAATAGGAAGTATGGCGTTTCTTCAGATCTTATTCCTTACAATTTGCTTTTCCAGAACTTGCAGTAAATTTAttggaaagtaagaaaaatgttttcaccTTCAGTGAAAAGCTCAGGCGTAGAACAAATGAAGCTCTTCTCATTCACTAAGCATCTCTGAAGTTTTGTAAAATCTCTTATTTTGTTAGCTTGTGtagagaaattattttatgtGAAGAAGTTGCAAAAGAATGCATCTACGCAACAACAACTGTTTTTCATGGCAGCCTTTTTTTGAAGGCTGCTTCTCTAATTCCTCCCTAAGATGCATTATTCCAGTTgttcttcaaataaaaaaaaatcataaattatCAAATCATCTACCAAGCACGAATTTAAGAATTCAGGAATTAAGAATCAAGAATTTAGGCCCTTTAGAAGAGTTTCCCTTTTATATGTTACAAGATTTGGAGAGCTCCGAGCACACCACATCAATTGTCAGGTGCCGGAAAAGTTCAATCTGGAGAAtaacaaaaaggaaatggaGATGGAAATCATAGATCAATTTAAAATAGGTCCTCTCACAACActgtttttcatctttttagcCGCTCTTCTGGTGCACGCAAGGAAACGAGTTACCTAactagaaattaattaatagtaaCTAATGAGTaattaagaaataatgaaagctaaatttttcttttcttataattCAACGAGGATGAGTGCAGTATTCCGTGCACGACAATTTCAGACCAAATACGATAAAGACAATTCCAAGGTGGTAGTGTTCTGGTGGACGATTTAATGCACGATTCCGAGTAATTGATATCATTCCAATCACCTGCCCTCACAAAGGGACAGATGATTCCAAGTACCAGTAGTGCCAGAAACACTAATTCCTATTAGGAGCGGCATTTTTTAGGGCGATCGCTTTTCACTACGCATCTGTAGGTCCCCCGAAGCAGGAGAAAAACACGCCGAGACGGATTGCTCAGCTGAGATTCCGGTCTGATGGGAACGGCAGCCGATTCGTGAGCGCACCTGTTGCTTAGCTATTCTTTTGATCATCGCCGTACATGGACATGATCCCCTTATTATTCTGCTCAGCCAGCGCTCTCACATAATGAAGGCATCTAGAGTAATGGATTGACTACACGGCGCATATCAAACGATGCCGACGATTAGGCAACACACCACGACATAACCTCGTCGACGATCTGTTTGCTACATCATTACGATGTAAAGAGCGACGAGAGTCAACAAAGAAACAGCGAGGCGGAGGCGAAAGAAGGCGATCTTTACCGCAATAATGTGCACTGATTGCTGACCTCTTCGTTAAAGAAGATTGCGAATTAAAGCAAGGAGCCCTCGGAGTAAcaatacttttttaaatttttttttaaccttagACATCACTTTTTGAAGGGAAAGAGTAACTGCCAGAGAATCCCGATGATAGTAAGAAAACTATTACGAATTCTGTTAATGAGCTAAACTTTGATTAGGACAGATGTGGCTAATCTTAGTTCGAAACCTAAAGAATTAACTAATAATATGTACcgtattatttatatatatatatatatatatatatatatatatatatatatatatatatatagtacaTACATATTAATACACTAtagaatattatattttatagtaTATTACTATACTAAACAACACacattatttaattataaacTATCTATTATATTGATGCATTACTATATACTATACTAGTTTAATTTAATGGTTTTGATTAATAGGGTTCCCGAGTGTTCCACTAATACAATTTAtgaattatatttatatcagataaaaacgaaaatggaACGTTTCCACCAACCAACCTACTCAGTCACCTACTCGTTAAGACGTGCGCCTGCACGTTATTCGTAAACGTTCCGTGTTCAATTAAAAGGCAAACATGCACAAAATGACTACCTTTCCAGAAATACTCCGAACAATCCACCAGctattttaaatattaatgttggtactattattattattacatgtATTACATATTAATATCAAgacttgaaagaaaatttttggatcAATAATTAGACTATTGCAATTGATAACGAAAGTTTCATCCATTAAAGGCGTATTACTTTTGAAGCACACTTttatcttcaaatttcttcttttgaacatATCGAGTCCTTTGAACtcaagagaaagagagaggagtTCACTCGAAGTAGATCCAACCAGCACCGCTATATTTTCTTAGCTTAGAATTCGAGGACAAAGTGCTCACTAATTAATGCTCAAATATGTGAGTGGTGCTGCCCAGGGTGGAATTCCCTCACAGTCGAGAAACACTAAATTTGCCCGTTTTATCCATTCCTAACGTTTTCGTAGACTGGGgctttcttgaaattttgagattgaattttttttcatttttttgcaagGAGAGTTCCACTGGCTTCTTTCCGTGAGACTCATAACTGATATTTTGCTGCATTTACACTCAGATAAAATCATAGATCAAATCATAAATCTTCCCTTTACCTCTGCTTTTAACTTCGAAGCGATAGATATTTGATGACGAAATTTTCCTCTCCGCCAGACGACTGATCCAGACTTCAGATCCAgtgtataaaaaaataaaaagtagaagcGAAGAAGAATCTTCCGGGTCCCTCACACTCACACACGGCACGCGCTGACTACGTTAATGACGTATGGGTGCCTAAATGTGTTGCAAAGCTTGCCGCTTGAGTTAACGATCTACTCTAAGAGTCGTTAACACGGAAGATGACCGTCTGCCATGATACCGTCCGCAAAGCACATAATAGTGACAGTATTCAAACGAGTACCGTGCTCATACAGACAAAGGTCACAATCAGCGGGTTACATCATCGACGAATGACTTCGCCGCGGCACACCGTCTCAGTGATGACCGCGCGCATTATTAGATTTGGATTCGGGTGTGGTTGAACCGCTTAACGACTGTGGCGCTGATAAAGGTCGCAGTTGCGGACGGGAGATCAAATGTTTGGACGAAGAGTTGACGTTTTACATGCGGTTTATCGAGCCAAAATGTGCCTGAACACTTCAACATTGTTGCtactcatcttcttttttctaagtttggaaggatgaaatgtatatttcattgaaatttaaaaaattaaagaattaaaaataggTGCATGGTGTATATGGGCATTTTGAAGCAAATTCGGGAGATCTGACAGAGAAAACCATGTCATGTTCTCTCCAGAGCTTGTAAAAACAAAGCACacgctttctttttcactcgACAATTTCAAATATCAAATTTTACAGTGGCTTTTTCTTTAGGTGCAGCAGAATAAGCAATTTTTATGAACTGtccctctttttcttcaccttttttaaGACTATGatgtaaaagaaattttgaaaaaaaaagaaaaaaacacgatgTAGGGATAATACTAGAAAAACTAAAGTACTAAAGTAGGAGAATGTGCTCAAAAATGAACGTAGACGTCAAAGTCCAAAAATAAGTAAGCCGAATAggaatttaataaattttgcTTCAAGCGTTTCCGTAGCGGAATTTAAGAGGGAACATAACATTGGACTTCTTCTGGTTTTTAACTTTACTTCGAGTAGGTCATCAAAGCTGTGAAAAACAACTCCTTGGAAAATGCGAGGAAACATATGAAAAACTACTAAGCCTGAAggtatttgttttctatttcttattttctagaGCAGGCTACTGCAAACTGAagttaattattaaaaactaTGGATAAGAAAAACTATTATAATGTCCTGATATgcacatccagaaattttagaCAATTAACTGCAAACTTCTTCATTATCGACGACTAAGTGATATCCTTTTtccaaaaggaagaaaaaatacgcGTCACACGTAAATTTTAGCAATTGTTTAGACAAGACTTAGTTACTTAGATATTAGAAAAGTAATTAGCTTAgagtaattaataaaataacttAAAATTGATTAGAGAGACCGTTGCTCTGGTTCCCACCTAAAATTACTGGAGAGATAATTCATTATCTTTTCACCACTACCTTAAAGAAACTGGTAGGTCTAGTTCCCatagatattttattttgcttattttcgaCTGTTTCTTCAATTTAGTTTTAGGCTTTGTGATTATAAATTGTGTCCCTGATACACTCTATTTGTCGTGAAAAGAATCATAGTTTGCCGTGATGGATGAGTGCAAACCGGGTGCCTCGGCTAATGATCgataaacatattttcaatcaTGTGAcatgttcattttcaaatacGG
This is a stretch of genomic DNA from Necator americanus strain Aroian chromosome II, whole genome shotgun sequence. It encodes these proteins:
- a CDS encoding hypothetical protein (NECATOR_CHRII.G5707.T1); amino-acid sequence: MGLCQRLCAPLSAATVPKCTVAREIILSSSATISRHGLLRFSGCLQPMRAFSSPAIFAHRLGYRLLRFGRLMTAHMLSNRPGTAVGA
- a CDS encoding hypothetical protein (NECATOR_CHRII.G5706.T1) codes for the protein MDRLHVLLGHRSRHPGWKRFKVTITMGLWLLPIYDDGLNTENSSENPDRATFIGSGEKQRSGRSAGNALASADC